A stretch of the Lolium perenne isolate Kyuss_39 chromosome 3, Kyuss_2.0, whole genome shotgun sequence genome encodes the following:
- the LOC127337975 gene encoding uncharacterized protein — MFYVVYMLHNEPENLERVNAHEEEFGSGSESGEGVWRLLSKEVAEHIDDSVISLASFHAGGHTGSSLFFACTGVIIKSNKASTSFVTSLSLVRSIDDDSKILHDLRIEVRLPNNYLCIGMLEHYDLEHNVAIVSVEPFFVFCTARLDRRRRFKIGSEVVALGRCFNSGKLMATTGVLTENRGRIYREELGVSTCEITMTGVGGPLVDFKGDFVGINFYAKEESPFLPRDKILDLLTRFKTTPPRCWDKSKARESRESHEFDLEGSSSPEMKNKKLKPSICTICDPECQSELEDRLVKKLPRIYRWPHDWGFVSVESRIDKFKSRGYPLPVLEDCGMELRYNFEDQFSEDIWSKLPKRVASNMSRSVVALASFSGGARLFACTGVSIDCNGSTTRVLTSGSLVRSCFHESKVADDLKIEVRLPDKRHVPGTLQHYNLHYNVAVVIIEKFRCTRTANIDNNVKTDTLSEAIAIGRVYESGKLMAASGTLFDKKRELDCDDLKISTCEITKAGIGGPLIDFNGNFIGMNFYGLEETPYMPKDIILKLLTNFDAEGYVFCNYVDCLVACKRFSCAYITFRTVDADFTEVPNPNRWHVPKPYWCYPSWHDEMEEVDILKLFEAEFD, encoded by the exons atgttttATGTAGTTTATATGCTTCATAATGAGCCAGAAAATTTGGAACGGGTCAATGCCCACGAGGAGGAGTTTGGCAGCGGGAGCGAGTCCGGCGAAGGCGTTTGGCGCCTACTCAGCAAGGAGGTCGCAGAGCACATAGATGACAGCGTCATATCGCTCGCTTCGTTCCACGCTGGTGGCCACACAG GAAGTTCGTTGTTCTTCGCATGCACTGGCGTGATCATAAAGAGCAATAAAGCTAGCACAAGTTTTGTGACCTCGTTGAGCCTGGTTAGATCTATCGATGATGACAGCAAGATCTTGCACGATTTGAGG ATCGAAGTGCGCCTTCCCAACAACTACCTCTGCATTGGAATGCTGGAGCACTACGACTTGGAACACAATGTCGCCATTGTCAGCGTTGAGCCCTTCTTTGTTTTTTGCACGGCACGTCTGGATCGTCGGCGGCGGTTCAAGATTGGTAGTGAAGTGGTTGCGCTAGGGCGTTGCTTCAACTCGGGCAAATTAATGGCCACCACCGGGGTTTTGACGGAAAATCGGGGGAGGATTTATCGCGAGGAGCTTGGGGTCTCCACTTGTGAAATCACTATG ACTGGAGTTGGAGGGCCCCTCGTCGATTTTAAAGGGGACTTTGTTGGGATCAACTTCTATGCTAAGGAAGAGTCTCCCTTCCTACCGAGGGATAAAATTCTGGATCTCTTGACGCGGTTTAAGACTACACCTCCGCGTTGCTG GGACAAAAGCAAGGCACGAGAGTCCCGTGAATCTCACGAGTTTGATTTAGAAG GCAGTTCGAGCCCGGAGATGAAAAATAAGAAGCTGAAACCTTCCATATGTACTATATGTGATCCAGAATGCCAATCAG AACTCGAGGATAGATTAGTGAAGAAGCTGCCCCGAATTTATCGGTGGCCGCATGACTGGGGTTTTG TATCAGTGGAGTCTAGAATAGACAAGTTCAAATCCCGTGGTTACCCCTTACCCGTTTTGGAGGATT GTGGCATGGAATTGCGTTATAATTTTGAGGATCAATTTAGTGAAGATATCTGGAGCAAACTCCCAAAAAGAGTAGCTTCAAATATGTCTCGAAGTGTTGTCGCATTGGCTTCATTCAGTG GTGGAGCAAGGCTTTTTGCTTGCACAGGTGTATCCATAGACTGCAACGGGTCCACCACAAGAGTTCTGACCTCGGGAAGTTTGGTTAGAAGTTGTTTCCATGAAAGCAAGGTTGCTGATGACTTAAAG ATTGAGGTGCGCCTTCCAGATAAACGACATGTCCCAGGGACGTTACAACATTACAATCTGCATTATAATGTTGCTGTCGTCATCATCGAGAAATTTCGCTGTACTCGGACAGCAAATATCGACAATAATGTGAAAACTGACACTCTTTCGGAGGCAATAGCCATAGGGCGCGTTTATGAATCAGGCAAATTAATGGCTGCAAGTGGGACATTGTTTGACAAAAAGAGGGAACTTGACTGCGATGATCTTAAGATCTCCACTTGTGAAATCACCAAG GCTGGGATTGGAGGGCCTCTTATTGACTTTAATGGGAACTTTATTGGTATGAACTTCTATGGCTTGGAAGAAACTCCATACATGCCAAAGGATATAATTTTGAAACTTCTGACGAATTTTGATGCAGAAGGGTATGTTTTCTGCAATTATGTAGATTGTCTTGTAGCATGCAAGCGTTTTTCATGTGCATACATAACATTCAG GACTGTTGACGCTGATTTTACTGAAGTCCCTAACCCAAACAG GTGGCATGTGCCTAAGCCGTATTGGTGTTATCCGTCATGGCACGACGAGATGGAGGAGGTAGACATATTGAAAttatttgaggcagaatttgattAG
- the LOC139838697 gene encoding uncharacterized protein codes for MDNFTAAHILPQNLSSYETLDAIGSSGGIFTAWDPHQFSLTAVRRDRFSLSTSLQSFLSDLALVVTNVYAPADHSLTPAFLSELETLGPLFPIPWLLIGDFNVVRDPPDKNNDNFDLTLASAFNDSIRNLLFSSYPCWIVASRGLTSGILPSSLVSIGLFFNQAWNLALPNSSFSSLPHPTSDHVPLLVTASTTIPRASGFRFENAWLLDPLFLPTTLPSWSRPAAQVDATGDIAARLKSFRSAAKVWRRLHRFNPKFEKNYSFLIDMLDLFEESRPLSVDELGLCVLCRTTLERLVLQRAAHWKQRGKFWAIKEGDENSRFFHARASQRLRRISIRAIEVDGVAIAMHEAKAAALFSFYDNLLGRWTADSWDFDVDELYINCPRIDGAGLVEPFTAQEVALAVNSLDRASAPGSDGLGPSFYRAACDSVGPALLRLFE; via the coding sequence ATGGATAACTTCACGGCCGCCCACATCCTTCCCCAAAACCTCTCCTCCTACGAGACCCTCGACGCCATCGGCAGCTCGGGTGGGATTTTCACCGCGTGGGATCCTCATCAGTTCTCGCTGACCGCCGTCCGCCGCGATCGCTTCTCCCTCTCTACCTCTCTGCAATCCTTCCTCTCCGACCTGGCCCTGGTGGTTACGAATGTCTACGCCCCTGCCGACCACTCTCTCACGCCTGCGTTCCTTTCTGAACTTGAGACCCTTGGCCCTCTCTTTCCCATCCCCTGGTTGCTTATTGGCGATTTTAATGTCGTCCGCGACCCACCCGATAAAAACAACGACAACTTCGATCTCACGCTGGCCTCGGCTTTCAACGACTCCATCAGAAATCTGCTCTTTTCGAGCTACCCCTGCTGGATTGTCGCTTCACGTGGTCTAACAAGCGGGATTCTCCCGTCCTCACTCGTCTCGATCGGGCTCTTTTTTAACCAAGCTTGGAACCTAGCCCTCCCcaactcctccttctcctcccttCCTCACCCTACTTCTGACCATGTTCCCCTCCTTGTCACCGCCTCCACCACCATCCCTCGAGCTTCGGGTTTTCGTTTCGAGAATGCCTGGCTCTTGGATCCCCTCTTTCTTCCTACCACCCTCCCTTCCTGGTCTAGACCTGCTGCTCAGGTCGATGCGACAGGAGACATCGCGGCTCGCCTCAAGTCCTTCCGCTCGGCCGCCAAGGTTTGGAGACGCTTGCACCGCTTCAATCCTAAGTTTGAAAAAAACTACTCCTTCCTTATTGATATGCTTGATCTGTTTGAGGAGTCTCGCCCGCTCTCTGTGGACGAGCTCGGGTTGTGTGTGTTGTGCAGGACGACGCTCGAGCGCCTGGTGCTTCAACGTGCCGCGCACTGGAAGCAGCGGGGCAAATTTTGGGCGATCAAAGAAGGGGACGAAAACTCCCGTTTCTTCCACGCCCGAGCCTCCCAACGCCTCCGCCGCATCTCCATTCGCGCGATCGAGGTGGACGGCGTGGCCATTGCCATGCACGAGGCCAAGGCTGCCGCCCTTTTCTCCTTCTACGACAATCTCCTCGGGCGGTGGACGGCGGACTCTTGGGACTTCGacgtcgacgagctctacatcaacTGCCCCCGTATCGATGGTGCGGGCCTTGTTGAGCCGTTCACGGCCCAGGAAGTGGCGCTGGCCGTCAACTCTCTCGACCGCGCGAGCGCTCCTGGCTCTGATGGGCTTGGGCCCAGCTTCTACCGTGCGGCTTGCGACAGCGTCGGGCCGGCCCTCCTTCGTCTTTTTGAATAA